The following are encoded together in the Streptomyces tsukubensis genome:
- a CDS encoding bifunctional 4-hydroxy-2-oxoglutarate aldolase/2-dehydro-3-deoxy-phosphogluconate aldolase, with the protein MTQTLTPAVLDVIDRLRAARVVPTVRASDADAADGLARELVAAGITTFEFTATTPGWRALLAGWTRDHPDVTVGLGTVTSTDTAEEALEAGARFLVSPFQVPEVRPVADAADRLFVEGGLTPTELRASAERGVAKLFPAHVGGIAYLTSLLAVLPGARIMATGGVTVANAGDWLAAGAFTASVGSDLYRGGDVRANVARLKESLDA; encoded by the coding sequence ATGACCCAGACTCTGACCCCAGCGGTGCTCGATGTCATCGACCGGTTGCGCGCGGCCCGCGTCGTTCCGACCGTGCGGGCGTCCGACGCGGACGCCGCGGACGGCCTCGCCCGCGAGCTCGTCGCGGCCGGCATCACCACCTTCGAGTTCACCGCCACCACCCCGGGCTGGCGGGCGCTGCTCGCCGGCTGGACCCGCGACCACCCCGACGTGACGGTCGGCCTCGGCACCGTCACCTCGACGGACACGGCGGAGGAGGCGCTGGAGGCAGGCGCCAGGTTCCTGGTCAGCCCCTTCCAGGTCCCCGAGGTGCGGCCGGTCGCCGACGCCGCCGACCGGCTCTTCGTCGAGGGCGGCCTCACCCCCACGGAACTGCGCGCGTCCGCCGAGCGCGGTGTGGCCAAGCTCTTCCCCGCCCACGTCGGCGGCATCGCCTACCTCACCTCGCTCCTGGCCGTACTGCCCGGCGCCAGGATCATGGCCACGGGCGGCGTGACCGTCGCCAACGCCGGTGACTGGCTCGCTGCGGGCGCGTTCACCGCCAGCGTCGGAAGCGACCTCTACCGGGGCGGGGACGTCAGGGCCAACGTGGCCAGGCTCAAGGAGTCCCTCGACGCCTGA
- a CDS encoding peptide ABC transporter substrate-binding protein, with protein MRPRRPRPRARRRALSCAAAATALSFVSLTGCVNEGGHIAMGPTGGTPVEGGTATMALPPAATPNWIFPIGAPGYGASTNFGISSLLFTPVYDAVQGKGELTTHGAGTLGLAPVYSDGNKTVTVPLRQGVTWSDGKPVTSRDLEFWFNLVKANKADWGNYTVGTMPDNVKRFETVDDHTVRLHLKRAYNPDWFTANQLTLMRALPQHAWDATTDGGRTGDFDRTTKGSKAVFARLTRHAKSLGSYSTDPLWKTVSGPWKLAGWRDNGQVTIVPNEHFTGPKEERPHLDKVIFKPFTTADSEYNVLRSGGVDYGYIPPSVLAQKDKFKDKGYRVDPWEGWAATYIVYNFNSTGAGSLLNRLYIRQAMQHLVDQKAMSKVVWQGSATPTLGPVPVTPKSQYLSKDMEKNPYPFSVKAAKKLLTSHGWRTSDGLARCVRPGTGAGHCGAGIKKDAPLKLTLLSQSGSTETTNMMQELKSSLSLAGIDLTVRQQPLNSVLGNSVPCAKNSPGCDWDMSFFGTAGSWYYPLNPSGEQLFSTGASSNFGNYSDKEADRIIRAVQYAPDMKAVHSYGKYLSEQLPVMWMPNPAYQVSVIRNDLRGVEQNPTVTFAPQHWYYVKKGASK; from the coding sequence ATGCGCCCACGGCGACCACGTCCCCGCGCACGGCGCCGCGCGCTCAGCTGCGCCGCCGCCGCGACGGCCCTGTCCTTCGTCAGCCTCACCGGCTGCGTCAACGAGGGCGGGCACATCGCCATGGGCCCCACCGGCGGTACCCCCGTCGAGGGCGGCACCGCGACGATGGCTCTGCCGCCCGCGGCGACCCCGAACTGGATCTTCCCGATCGGAGCGCCCGGCTACGGCGCCTCCACCAACTTCGGGATCTCCTCCCTGCTGTTCACACCCGTCTACGACGCCGTGCAGGGCAAGGGCGAACTCACCACGCACGGCGCCGGCACGCTCGGCCTCGCGCCGGTCTACAGCGACGGCAACAAGACCGTCACCGTGCCCCTGCGCCAAGGCGTGACCTGGTCGGACGGGAAGCCCGTCACCTCCAGGGACCTCGAATTCTGGTTCAACCTGGTCAAGGCCAACAAGGCGGACTGGGGCAACTACACCGTCGGCACCATGCCCGACAACGTGAAGCGGTTCGAGACGGTCGACGACCACACGGTGCGGCTGCACCTCAAGCGGGCCTACAACCCCGACTGGTTCACCGCCAACCAGCTCACGCTGATGCGGGCCCTTCCCCAGCACGCCTGGGACGCGACGACCGACGGCGGCAGGACCGGCGACTTCGACCGCACCACCAAGGGCTCCAAGGCCGTCTTCGCCCGCCTCACCCGGCACGCCAAGAGCCTGGGCAGCTACAGCACGGACCCCCTGTGGAAGACCGTGAGCGGCCCGTGGAAGCTGGCCGGCTGGCGCGACAACGGCCAGGTCACCATCGTGCCGAACGAACACTTCACCGGGCCGAAGGAAGAACGCCCCCACCTCGACAAGGTGATCTTCAAGCCGTTCACCACCGCCGACTCGGAGTACAACGTGCTGCGCTCGGGAGGGGTCGACTACGGCTACATACCCCCTTCCGTGCTCGCGCAGAAGGACAAGTTCAAGGACAAGGGCTACCGCGTCGACCCCTGGGAGGGCTGGGCGGCCACCTACATCGTCTACAACTTCAACTCCACCGGCGCCGGGTCGCTGCTCAACCGCCTCTACATCCGCCAGGCGATGCAGCACCTCGTCGACCAGAAGGCCATGAGCAAGGTCGTCTGGCAGGGCAGCGCCACGCCCACCCTCGGCCCCGTGCCGGTGACGCCGAAGAGCCAGTACCTCTCCAAGGACATGGAGAAGAACCCGTACCCCTTCTCCGTGAAGGCGGCGAAGAAGCTCCTCACCTCCCACGGCTGGCGGACCAGCGACGGCCTCGCCAGGTGTGTGCGGCCCGGCACCGGCGCCGGCCACTGCGGAGCCGGTATCAAGAAGGACGCCCCGCTGAAGCTCACCCTGCTCTCGCAGTCGGGCTCCACCGAGACGACCAACATGATGCAGGAGCTGAAGTCGTCCCTCAGCCTGGCGGGCATCGACCTCACCGTGCGCCAGCAGCCCCTCAACTCGGTACTCGGCAACTCCGTGCCCTGCGCGAAGAACTCCCCCGGCTGTGACTGGGACATGTCCTTCTTCGGCACCGCGGGCAGCTGGTACTACCCGCTCAACCCCAGCGGCGAACAGCTCTTCTCCACCGGGGCCTCCTCCAACTTCGGCAACTACAGCGACAAGGAAGCCGACCGGATCATCCGCGCGGTGCAGTACGCGCCCGACATGAAGGCCGTCCACTCCTACGGCAAGTACCTCTCCGAGCAACTGCCGGTGATGTGGATGCCCAACCCCGCCTACCAGGTCTCCGTGATCCGCAACGATCTGCGGGGCGTCGAGCAGAATCCGACCGTCACCTTCGCTCCCCAGCACTGGTACTACGTCAAGAAGGGAGCCTCGAAGTGA
- a CDS encoding beta-N-acetylglucosaminidase domain-containing protein: MHGTSPRGLIGLPYRKDPSGPLTKPHDRRLLGPLAAGLVLALAAAPLTVAGAGPAAAAGSGSAAEPVGAAQGAGASVITPTPQKQTARSDSVRITSTVDVVTGASTDEASLSLVKKTLRAAGASHLAVGPKTHGHNRLAVHVGGPGENSSSAAALDALGVEGPKCLAAEGYVLAAGGAHGDSAGRVVLSGVDATGTYYAARSLEQVLPRRAHAGATVRGLTVRDWPATPVRGTIEGFYGTPWSQAARLDQMDFYGTHKMNIYVYSPKDDAYLREKWRDPYPADQLARIKQLVERATANHVEFTYALSPGLSVCYSSEEDIKALVTKLETIRDIGVRQFAVPLDDISYTDWNCDADRTRFGTGGGAAGSAQSYLLNEVNKRFIKAHEGAKPLQMVPTEYYDVTPSPYKSALSEQLDKDVLVEWTGVGVVAPTMTVAQARAAKEVFGHSILTWDNYPVNDYATDRLLLGPFNGREKGLAEQVAGITANPMIQPYASKLALSTVADYTWNDEAYDADRSYRAAVREMAGGKPDVERALRAFTDVNHSSSLNKQEAPELSSVISRYWEGKGSSRALTAALRELRDAPRVLRSSLQDKGFVEDASPWLDSARAWGTATLTALDMVEQAKAGHGAAAWAARQKLPGLVAKAKAPVYVDMKGAKIPVTVGEGVLDTFVTRALTEQGKELGLPPQPVGQSGMGVYSGNVPDRMTDGDDATYFWSGAAAAKDDWVGVDLGSDRPVDGITVEMAKSGSEDDYLHQGVLEYSSDNRTWHEVASFKDQPDVTAKAPAGTTARYVRARATADQTSWVVVREFRVTGAGTPTVTGDPPAASGSSQGAVADGNTATTYRGSRAPRQGESLRIALDRAEQVRTVTVLAPEGASGGTAASVRIRVDGEWKTLGRTDGAYTRLTAHHASTVDAVRLVWGSGASEAPVISEVIVG; the protein is encoded by the coding sequence ATGCACGGCACCAGCCCCCGCGGCCTGATCGGACTCCCCTATCGCAAGGACCCCTCAGGGCCACTCACCAAGCCGCATGACAGACGGCTGCTCGGACCGCTCGCGGCCGGGCTCGTCCTGGCCCTGGCCGCCGCTCCGCTGACCGTGGCCGGGGCGGGGCCGGCCGCCGCCGCGGGATCCGGGAGCGCGGCGGAACCCGTCGGCGCCGCCCAGGGGGCGGGCGCCTCCGTCATCACGCCCACGCCGCAGAAACAGACGGCCCGCTCCGACAGTGTCCGGATCACCTCGACCGTCGATGTCGTCACCGGCGCGTCGACGGACGAGGCCTCCCTCAGCCTCGTGAAGAAGACCCTCCGGGCCGCGGGGGCCTCGCACTTGGCGGTCGGTCCGAAGACCCACGGCCACAACCGGCTGGCGGTCCACGTCGGCGGCCCCGGTGAGAACTCCTCCTCCGCCGCCGCCCTCGACGCGCTCGGCGTCGAGGGGCCGAAGTGCCTCGCCGCCGAGGGATACGTCCTGGCCGCGGGCGGCGCGCACGGCGACAGCGCGGGACGTGTCGTCCTCTCCGGCGTCGACGCGACCGGCACCTACTACGCCGCGCGGTCCCTGGAGCAGGTGCTGCCCCGCCGCGCACACGCGGGGGCGACCGTGCGGGGCCTGACCGTACGGGACTGGCCGGCCACCCCCGTACGCGGCACCATAGAAGGGTTCTACGGGACCCCGTGGTCGCAGGCGGCCCGGCTGGACCAGATGGACTTCTACGGCACGCACAAGATGAACATCTACGTGTACTCGCCGAAGGACGACGCCTATCTGAGGGAGAAGTGGCGCGACCCCTACCCCGCGGACCAACTCGCCCGGATCAAGCAGCTCGTGGAGCGCGCCACCGCCAACCACGTCGAGTTCACCTACGCGCTCTCCCCGGGACTGAGCGTCTGCTACAGCTCGGAGGAGGACATCAAGGCGCTGGTGACCAAGTTGGAGACCATCCGGGACATAGGGGTGCGGCAGTTCGCCGTTCCCCTGGACGACATCAGCTACACCGACTGGAACTGTGACGCCGACAGGACCAGGTTCGGCACGGGAGGCGGAGCCGCGGGCTCCGCGCAGTCGTACCTCCTCAACGAGGTCAACAAGCGGTTCATCAAGGCCCACGAGGGCGCGAAGCCGCTCCAGATGGTGCCGACGGAGTACTACGACGTCACCCCGTCCCCGTACAAGAGCGCCCTCTCCGAGCAGCTCGACAAGGACGTCCTCGTCGAGTGGACCGGGGTCGGGGTCGTCGCTCCCACCATGACGGTCGCGCAGGCCCGCGCCGCCAAAGAGGTGTTCGGCCACTCGATCCTGACCTGGGACAACTACCCGGTCAACGACTACGCCACCGACCGGCTCCTGCTCGGGCCCTTCAACGGGCGTGAGAAGGGGCTGGCCGAGCAGGTCGCGGGGATCACGGCCAACCCGATGATCCAGCCGTACGCGTCGAAGCTCGCGCTGTCCACGGTCGCCGACTACACCTGGAACGACGAGGCCTATGACGCCGACCGTTCCTACCGGGCGGCCGTGCGGGAGATGGCGGGCGGAAAGCCGGATGTCGAACGGGCGCTGCGCGCCTTCACCGACGTCAACCACAGTTCGTCGCTGAACAAGCAGGAGGCGCCCGAGCTGTCCTCCGTCATCTCCCGCTACTGGGAAGGCAAGGGCTCCTCCCGCGCGCTCACCGCGGCCCTGCGGGAGCTGCGGGACGCTCCGCGAGTGCTGCGCTCCTCACTCCAGGACAAGGGCTTCGTCGAGGACGCGAGCCCCTGGCTGGACTCCGCTCGGGCCTGGGGCACCGCCACACTGACGGCGCTCGACATGGTCGAGCAGGCCAAGGCGGGTCACGGCGCGGCTGCCTGGGCGGCGCGCCAGAAGCTGCCCGGTCTCGTGGCGAAGGCCAAGGCGCCGGTCTACGTCGACATGAAGGGCGCCAAGATCCCGGTCACCGTGGGGGAGGGCGTACTCGACACGTTCGTCACCCGAGCGCTGACGGAGCAGGGCAAGGAACTCGGGCTGCCCCCGCAGCCCGTGGGCCAGAGCGGGATGGGTGTCTACTCGGGCAACGTCCCCGACCGGATGACCGACGGCGACGACGCCACGTACTTCTGGAGCGGCGCCGCCGCGGCGAAGGACGACTGGGTCGGAGTGGACCTCGGATCCGACCGGCCCGTCGATGGGATCACCGTGGAGATGGCCAAGTCGGGCAGTGAGGACGACTACCTCCACCAGGGCGTCCTGGAGTATTCGTCCGACAACAGGACGTGGCACGAGGTGGCCTCCTTCAAGGACCAGCCGGACGTCACCGCGAAAGCCCCGGCAGGCACCACGGCACGGTACGTGCGCGCCCGTGCGACGGCGGACCAGACCAGCTGGGTCGTGGTGCGGGAGTTCCGCGTCACGGGGGCGGGCACCCCGACGGTGACCGGTGACCCGCCCGCGGCGTCCGGCAGCAGCCAGGGCGCGGTCGCGGACGGGAACACCGCCACCACCTACCGGGGCTCCCGCGCCCCGCGACAGGGGGAGTCGCTCCGGATCGCCCTGGACCGGGCGGAGCAGGTGCGCACCGTGACCGTCCTCGCCCCTGAGGGAGCGTCGGGCGGTACGGCGGCGAGCGTGCGGATCCGGGTGGACGGCGAGTGGAAGACGCTCGGCCGTACGGACGGCGCGTACACCCGGCTGACAGCACATCACGCCTCAACAGTCGACGCCGTCCGCCTGGTGTGGGGAAGCGGTGCGAGCGAGGCACCGGTGATCAGCGAGGTGATCGTGGGGTAA
- a CDS encoding ROK family transcriptional regulator, with product MAGTPLGDPGSARHILKLVSSGLASSRADLVRELGLAPSTVSLRVQELVTAGLLTESGEGASRGGRRPRLLRVRARGGVTLAADLGSHHVRLGAVDLGGTVVEAVDHPFDLTEGPEHAVDWLCAQVAELAARRRRSGSEVRGLGVAFPGPVQVPEGRVLSPSRMPGWHRYPLREVLSDRLGLPVSVDNDATMMAVGEHHVARSGLEHLVVVKAGRGIGCGVISSGRPHSGATGSAGDISHVRVEAGRERPCSCGNIGCLETVASGAALLGELGRQGVEVADTAELLQRVADGDPRTTTLVRTAGRHIGEVLSVVVNFFNPQAVILGGVLATAEPLVAAVRGVLYERCLPLATADLEITTTVTGHNAGLLGAALTVLGQNPPTTPITLPSPARPAPEENALP from the coding sequence ATGGCCGGAACACCACTCGGCGATCCAGGTTCAGCGCGGCACATCCTGAAGCTGGTCTCCTCAGGTCTGGCTTCCTCACGCGCCGACCTGGTGCGCGAGCTCGGCCTGGCCCCTTCGACGGTCTCGCTACGGGTCCAGGAGCTGGTCACGGCGGGGCTGCTCACCGAGTCCGGTGAGGGCGCCTCACGCGGCGGCCGGCGCCCCAGACTCCTGCGGGTGAGGGCACGGGGCGGGGTGACCCTCGCCGCCGACCTCGGCAGCCACCATGTGCGGCTGGGCGCGGTGGACCTCGGCGGGACCGTCGTGGAGGCCGTGGACCATCCCTTCGACCTGACCGAGGGGCCCGAGCACGCCGTCGACTGGCTCTGCGCGCAGGTGGCCGAACTCGCCGCACGCAGGCGCCGGTCGGGCAGCGAGGTCCGGGGGCTCGGGGTGGCGTTCCCCGGCCCCGTACAGGTGCCGGAGGGACGGGTCCTGAGCCCCTCACGGATGCCGGGCTGGCACCGCTACCCGCTGCGTGAGGTCCTCTCCGACCGCCTCGGTCTGCCGGTGAGCGTCGACAACGACGCCACGATGATGGCGGTGGGCGAACACCACGTCGCACGTTCCGGTCTTGAACACCTGGTGGTGGTGAAGGCCGGGCGCGGCATCGGCTGCGGCGTGATCTCGTCGGGCCGTCCGCACAGCGGTGCCACCGGCAGCGCGGGCGACATCAGCCACGTACGGGTCGAGGCCGGCCGGGAACGCCCGTGCAGCTGCGGGAACATCGGCTGCCTGGAGACGGTCGCGAGCGGCGCCGCCCTGCTCGGTGAACTCGGCCGCCAGGGTGTCGAAGTGGCCGACACGGCGGAGCTGCTGCAACGCGTCGCGGACGGCGACCCGCGGACCACCACCCTGGTACGGACGGCGGGCCGGCACATCGGCGAGGTGCTCTCCGTCGTCGTCAACTTCTTCAACCCGCAGGCCGTGATCCTCGGTGGGGTCCTCGCCACCGCGGAGCCACTGGTCGCCGCCGTCCGCGGCGTCCTCTACGAGCGCTGCCTGCCCCTCGCCACCGCCGACCTGGAGATCACCACCACGGTGACAGGACACAACGCGGGGCTGCTCGGCGCCGCGCTCACCGTGCTCGGCCAGAACCCGCCCACCACACCGATCACCCTCCCCTCCCCCGCCCGACCCGCACCGGAAGAGAACGCACTCCCATGA
- a CDS encoding M81 family metallopeptidase, with protein MTSTAPRRLRIGIGGIGIESSTFCPHRSTTDDFRQTRGQGLLDRYTWTGDDSDLSETVEWVPLLHATSLPGGPVEAESYLILKDELVGRIRAAGPLDGMVYDIHGAMSVVGLVDAEGDLTEAVRAALDAVGTPADPENGRPMMSAAMDLHGNVSRRFADPIDLLTAHRLAPHEDAWETRERAARNLVRCLVEGVRPWRAWVQVPVLLPGEKTSTRLEPAKSLYASLAEIERLPGILDAAMWVGYAWADEPRCQAAIVVTGEDGELAAAEARKLARRYWDARKDFVFVGPTGSAEECVEAAAASSKRPFLISDSGDNPTAGGAGDLAHMLGKLLDHEEIREGRVSAVHPGITDPVAVARCFEAGVGAEVTLSVGGKVDDRHGGPYTLTGTVTGLQRADAWSGRAEGGAYDRGCDMAAVKCGGLTVVLVERRKPFHTLADFTGPAEGGLGVDPRTFDIVVVKIGYLEPELYDMAADWLLALTPGGVDQDLRRLGHHRVERPLYPFDEEAYEDGEGPDLTPVLLTPAKA; from the coding sequence ATGACCAGCACCGCACCCCGTCGTCTGCGTATCGGCATCGGCGGCATCGGCATCGAGTCCTCGACCTTCTGCCCGCACCGCTCCACCACGGACGACTTCCGTCAGACCCGTGGCCAGGGGCTCCTCGACCGCTACACGTGGACGGGGGACGACTCGGATCTCTCTGAGACCGTCGAGTGGGTGCCGCTGCTGCACGCGACGTCGCTGCCCGGCGGCCCCGTCGAGGCCGAGTCGTACCTGATACTCAAGGACGAACTCGTCGGCAGGATCCGTGCGGCCGGACCCCTCGACGGCATGGTCTACGACATCCACGGCGCGATGAGCGTCGTCGGACTCGTCGACGCCGAGGGTGATCTCACGGAGGCCGTGCGCGCCGCCCTGGACGCCGTCGGCACACCGGCCGATCCGGAGAACGGCAGGCCGATGATGTCCGCCGCGATGGACCTGCACGGCAATGTGTCGCGACGGTTCGCCGACCCCATCGACCTGCTCACCGCCCACCGGCTCGCCCCGCACGAGGACGCCTGGGAGACGCGGGAGCGCGCCGCACGCAATCTGGTGCGCTGCCTGGTCGAGGGCGTACGGCCGTGGCGCGCCTGGGTCCAGGTGCCCGTTCTGCTCCCCGGCGAGAAGACGAGCACCCGGCTCGAACCGGCGAAGTCGCTCTACGCCTCGCTCGCGGAGATCGAGCGGCTGCCCGGAATCCTGGACGCCGCGATGTGGGTCGGATACGCGTGGGCGGACGAACCGCGCTGTCAGGCGGCGATCGTCGTGACCGGTGAGGACGGAGAGCTCGCCGCCGCGGAGGCGCGGAAGCTGGCGCGCCGCTACTGGGACGCCCGCAAGGACTTCGTCTTCGTCGGGCCGACCGGCAGCGCGGAGGAGTGCGTCGAGGCCGCCGCGGCGTCCTCGAAGCGTCCGTTCCTCATCAGCGACTCGGGGGACAACCCGACCGCGGGCGGCGCGGGTGACCTCGCCCACATGCTCGGGAAGCTGCTGGACCACGAGGAGATCCGCGAGGGCCGCGTCAGCGCGGTGCACCCGGGCATCACCGACCCGGTGGCCGTCGCCCGCTGCTTCGAGGCCGGGGTGGGCGCGGAAGTCACACTGAGCGTCGGCGGCAAGGTGGACGACCGCCACGGCGGCCCCTACACCCTCACCGGCACGGTCACGGGTCTCCAGCGCGCGGACGCCTGGAGCGGTCGCGCGGAGGGTGGCGCCTACGACCGCGGCTGCGACATGGCCGCGGTCAAGTGCGGCGGCCTGACCGTCGTACTGGTCGAGCGCCGCAAGCCCTTCCATACGCTCGCCGACTTCACCGGTCCTGCCGAGGGCGGCCTGGGTGTCGACCCGCGCACCTTCGACATCGTCGTCGTCAAGATCGGCTACCTGGAGCCGGAGCTGTACGACATGGCGGCGGACTGGCTGCTCGCCCTCACGCCCGGCGGCGTCGACCAGGATCTGCGCCGCCTCGGCCACCACCGTGTGGAGCGGCCCCTGTACCCCTTCGACGAGGAGGCGTACGAGGACGGCGAGGGCCCCGACCTGACGCCGGTGCTGCTGACGCCCGCCAAGGCCTGA
- a CDS encoding HPr family phosphocarrier protein, producing MPGPPRTTRTDRRPSHHHPRATTTPAHPDRTATAVRAHPHDSKEQAIHTAERRLVVTEKAGLHARPAALFAQTAARYEAEITVARPRTSEGAAVPSPEVSARSVLSLMTLNIRCGDEIVLKASGEDGAEALDALAVIAAPDPS from the coding sequence GTGCCAGGGCCGCCGCGGACCACCCGCACGGATCGACGCCCCTCGCACCACCACCCTCGCGCCACCACCACCCCCGCACACCCCGACCGTACGGCCACCGCCGTACGGGCCCATCCGCACGACTCCAAGGAGCAGGCCATCCACACCGCTGAACGCCGACTCGTCGTGACAGAGAAGGCCGGACTGCACGCCAGGCCCGCAGCCCTCTTCGCGCAGACCGCCGCCCGCTACGAGGCGGAGATCACCGTGGCACGCCCCCGGACCTCGGAGGGGGCCGCCGTGCCGAGCCCCGAGGTCTCCGCCCGCAGCGTGCTCTCCCTGATGACGCTCAACATCAGGTGCGGCGACGAGATCGTCCTGAAAGCAAGCGGGGAGGACGGCGCCGAGGCCCTGGACGCCCTCGCCGTCATCGCCGCACCCGACCCCTCCTGA
- a CDS encoding NAD-dependent epimerase/dehydratase family protein, producing the protein MPVTEKKPHVVLGSGPAGTTLAAELASRGHSVRLVNRSGTGEALEGVVRAAGDVSTVEGATEAIRGAGTVYHCVNVAYHLQVDHLPQVQRAVLGAAESAGARLVVLDTTYPYGETHGEIMTERTPWRATGRKGRMRAELDEIYLAAHREGRVRTVLGRAADFVGPRVLISTLGVATFPAALTGGEAVSLGDVDLPHSFTDIRSVAAGLATLGERPEGDGRVWHLPTAPALTVREIHAMIEERTGQPLKTRTLSEPKPFGPFDEMFMESYAELFYQHTEGQTMDSTAIRESFGLEPVPMEETLDATLDWYRGFLARTQD; encoded by the coding sequence ATGCCAGTCACCGAGAAGAAGCCGCACGTCGTCCTGGGGTCGGGGCCCGCTGGCACCACGCTCGCCGCCGAACTCGCGAGCCGTGGCCACTCCGTCCGCCTCGTCAACCGTTCGGGGACGGGCGAGGCCCTCGAAGGTGTCGTGCGGGCGGCGGGTGACGTCTCCACCGTCGAGGGCGCCACCGAGGCGATCCGCGGCGCGGGCACCGTCTACCACTGCGTCAATGTCGCCTATCACCTCCAGGTCGACCACCTGCCGCAGGTGCAGCGGGCCGTGCTGGGCGCGGCCGAATCGGCCGGCGCCCGCCTCGTCGTCCTCGACACGACCTACCCCTACGGGGAGACCCACGGGGAGATCATGACCGAGCGGACACCGTGGCGCGCCACGGGGCGCAAGGGCCGGATGCGGGCCGAACTCGACGAGATCTACCTGGCCGCGCACCGCGAGGGACGGGTGCGCACGGTCCTCGGCCGCGCCGCCGACTTCGTGGGGCCCCGCGTCCTCATCTCCACACTCGGGGTGGCGACCTTCCCCGCCGCGCTCACCGGCGGCGAAGCGGTCTCCCTCGGCGATGTGGACCTCCCGCACAGCTTCACCGACATCCGCTCCGTCGCGGCCGGCCTCGCGACGCTGGGGGAGCGGCCCGAGGGGGACGGCAGGGTGTGGCACCTGCCCACCGCCCCCGCGCTGACCGTCCGTGAGATCCACGCGATGATCGAAGAGCGGACGGGGCAGCCCCTCAAGACCCGCACCCTGTCGGAGCCCAAGCCCTTCGGCCCCTTCGACGAGATGTTCATGGAGTCCTACGCCGAACTCTTCTACCAGCACACCGAGGGCCAGACCATGGACTCCACCGCCATCAGGGAGAGCTTCGGCCTTGAGCCCGTCCCCATGGAGGAGACCCTCGACGCCACGCTCGACTGGTACCGCGGCTTCCTCGCGCGGACCCAGGACTGA
- a CDS encoding HAD family hydrolase translates to MRLRVSGRHAVRGTVGVLSAALLAGFALWPQNEATAADTSVATASELSSWPAPVAKKLGRVIARHDHQGAYAVFDADNTTYRNDLEESLLPFLEEKGVLTRETMDPSLKVIPFKDTAGHKESLYSYYNRLCEVDDQVCYPWAAQIFAGFTLGKLKGYVDELLARDRPIPAEYYVDGKVTRTEVKAPEFSQGMRQLFKTLRAHGVGVYIISAASEDLVRMVLSDPKYGYDVKPENVIGVSTLLKDPETGEVTSSRKEIAAGRFDEKKLMGYRTTPTLWAPLTWYEGKPAAISTYIDAYRQPILAAGDTPSSDGPMLFRSTDVAHGGARIFVNRKDDYMKQLTTMKRTDARRQRELGQKVTADKAWLTVTPEQIAK, encoded by the coding sequence ATGAGGCTACGGGTATCGGGCAGACACGCGGTCCGCGGAACGGTGGGCGTGCTGAGCGCCGCCCTGCTGGCCGGATTCGCCCTCTGGCCGCAGAACGAGGCCACCGCCGCCGACACCTCCGTGGCGACCGCGTCGGAACTGTCGAGCTGGCCCGCGCCGGTCGCCAAGAAGCTCGGCCGCGTCATCGCGCGCCACGACCACCAGGGCGCCTACGCGGTCTTCGACGCGGACAACACCACCTACCGCAACGACCTGGAGGAGTCACTGCTGCCCTTCCTTGAGGAGAAGGGCGTACTCACCAGGGAGACCATGGACCCCTCACTGAAGGTCATCCCCTTCAAGGACACCGCGGGACACAAGGAGAGCCTCTACAGCTACTACAACCGGCTGTGCGAGGTCGACGATCAGGTCTGCTACCCGTGGGCGGCCCAGATCTTCGCCGGTTTCACCCTCGGAAAGCTCAAGGGCTACGTCGACGAACTCCTGGCTCGTGACAGGCCGATCCCGGCCGAGTACTACGTGGACGGCAAGGTCACCAGGACCGAGGTGAAGGCGCCGGAGTTCTCCCAGGGGATGCGGCAGCTCTTCAAGACCCTGCGCGCGCACGGCGTCGGCGTGTACATCATCAGCGCGGCCAGTGAGGACCTGGTGCGGATGGTGCTCTCCGACCCGAAGTACGGCTACGACGTGAAGCCGGAGAACGTCATCGGTGTCTCGACCCTGTTGAAGGACCCGGAAACCGGGGAGGTGACCTCCTCCCGCAAGGAGATCGCCGCCGGACGGTTCGACGAGAAGAAGCTGATGGGGTACCGCACGACCCCCACTCTCTGGGCGCCGTTGACCTGGTACGAAGGCAAGCCCGCCGCCATCAGCACCTATATCGACGCATATCGGCAGCCCATCCTCGCCGCCGGTGACACCCCTTCGAGCGACGGCCCGATGCTCTTCCGCTCCACCGACGTCGCACACGGCGGGGCCCGTATCTTCGTCAACCGCAAGGACGACTACATGAAGCAGCTCACCACCATGAAGCGGACCGACGCGCGGCGCCAGCGCGAACTCGGCCAGAAGGTCACCGCGGACAAGGCATGGCTGACGGTCACCCCCGAGCAGATCGCCAAGTAG